One segment of Babylonia areolata isolate BAREFJ2019XMU chromosome 24, ASM4173473v1, whole genome shotgun sequence DNA contains the following:
- the LOC143298617 gene encoding neuronal acetylcholine receptor subunit beta-4-like, with product MSWTDRRLAWTIPAYNFTKVFVYPQKYLWTPDITISNVVQTMQPLGFDQNYLYVTYSGRIRWIVGGVYQTSCSIDVTFYPFDTQTCHIVFTTLVSSRYEISLVPGTPAPSSLLHYSPSGSWELLSFNLSSADQGQVFSSVTFELRLKRRTTYYVIAILVPVLFLSLTATLVFALPADSGEKMGTCITVLLAFAVYLTIVSDQMPKTSMNTSILSVYLSVLLGKTALGVVLSVWILNLHFRDDQRSPPGVTTRTIALSMQRLMRKGPRKDRVMPAEDPQDSAQGNAVSDSTCTLSSDLGPVHLKDEPTGNNGKPSTRYTPSSCKSQDLFSGPEMIADKELEGFLLTV from the exons ATGTCATGGACTGACCGTCGTTTGGCATGGACCATACCTGCCTACAACTTCACCAAGGTCTTTGTCTACCCACAGAAGTACCTCTGGACGCCCGACATCACCATCTCCAACGTTGTGCAAACCATGCAACCTCTCGGCTTTGATCAGAATTACTTGTA tgtgacGTACAGCGGCAGAATCCGGTGGATTGTTGGAGGGGTGTACCAAACCTCCTGCAGCATTGACGTCACTTTCTACCCCTTTGATACCCAGACCTGCCACATCGTCTTCACCACCCTGGTCTCCAGCCGGTACGAGATCTCTCTGGTGCCAGGCACGCCCGCTCCCTCTAGCCTTCTTCACTATAGTCCTTCCGGAAGCTGGGAACTCCTGTCCTTCAACCTCAGTTCTGCTGACCAGGGTCAAGT CTTCTCCTCTGTGACCTTCGAACTACGACTGAAGCGACGGACGACGTATTACGTCATCGCTATTTTGGTGCCAGTGTTGTTCCTGTCCCTGACGGCGACACTGGTGTTCGCTCTGCCAGCTGACAGTGGCGAGAAAATGGGCACGTGCATCACAGTGCTGCTGGCCTTTGCTGTCTACCTCACCATTGTGTCCGACCAGATGCCCAAAACCTCCATGAAT ACGTCCATCCTGTCCGTGTACCTGAGTGTGTTGCTGGGCAAGACAGCGCTGGGTGTGGTCCTGTCCGTCTGGATCCTCAACCTGCACTTCAGGGATGACCAACGTTCCCCACCCGGGGTGACCACCCGAACCATCGCCCTCTCCATGCAACGTCTGATGCGCAAAGGACCACGGAAAGACAGG GTAATGCCGGCAGAAGACCCCCAGGACAGTGCCCAAGGGAACGCTGTTTCGGATTCCACCTGCACATTGTCCAGTGACCTCGGCCCAGTTCACCTGAAGGATGAACCCACCGGCAACAACGGCAAACCTTCAACCcgctacaccccctcctcctgcaaGTCCCAAGACTTGTTCTCGGGACCGGAAATGAT CGCTGATAAAGAGCTTGAAGGCTTCTTGCTCACTGTCTAA